TTTGACTCCCTACATTTGAAAACACAGATGTATCATTCTAAAATCCTTAATATCACTACCTCTGCTTCAAGTTacaaaaattcatcatgttagagcatttaaatcattcaaacttAGTCCCTAAACATCATGCTTCATTCACCTAGTCATATACGCATCAAAATGTCTACACAATAAACCAAACACCATGTCCAAGCTCACAAGCTTCCCAAACATacacaatatacaaataatcCTTAATACATCTTAATAAACCAATATAAATGTCTACCATGTTGCCCTTTTTCCCTAGAATTAGAATAAACAAAACACCTGCTGTAAAGAGTAAAGAATGGCTTGGATCAATTTCTCGACGGCCATACCTCTCACACTAGGAACGCAAGTACTCTGGAAAGGATAAAAtagagtgggtgagcttaacaagctcagtgaatgcccAAAACAACCACTATGCAAACAAGTCATCACGGATCAGCCAAACAACACACAACTTATTCGTAAAACATCATTAACTAAGTGACATGATTCACATATTTAGTCATATTCCATGCATTCTTTTACACCTTATTCATATGAACGTTTAGGCatacatatatcaaatttttgACACACATCAATCACATATAAGCACATATAGTTACATTTAGTCATATTAGTCACAGTGTATGATACTTTGTCTCTTGAGTTTATGAAACATAaagtggactctatcaccacacatcggatacatggatctccaacacaccacacatAGACTCGTAGAGTCAAACATATCCCATAAGCGAAGCATATAGCTAAtgctctccaacacaccacacatACATATCCCAGTGAATGGACCTtggctcacattcccttatctctccaaaactATCCCTTGGCCTCAACGCCCCATATATCACAATCACAaataagtgagtactcacaatcctatggcatgccaactatatccaacgatTTCATTAAgacacaaggccaaaatatccataaTGTCATCAAATATTACTTACCCATTATCCGCTCGTATTCATCGCATAATCATATCATTAGCACATTATACACACCGTCACATGGCATGAATAACATACCCTCATATTTACCGTCACAATAGTCATcccaacatgttcatatttcaTCACATCATAATCCTCTTTATCACCATTCACAAACatatttatcacatatttaGCATAGGTAAAAGAACACttacactcgaaatttagagaaggggtttaggctacctctaaattcccaaatacaCAATGAATCGCTTACAAGTAGCTATTCCAAAACACTTACCGAAATATTCGCTTTTGCTGAAAAACCAAAAGCTTAGACAAGCTTCCCTTTACCGTTATCTCTACTCGTTGAAGATCCTATCAAATCAGACACTTCAACAAGACAAACCACACATATTCAGTCAATAAACCACCTCAAACAACCACAAACACAAGCTTAAGCTACATTCTTCTCTAGCCAACACCTTTAGCACAACAAACTtaaaattcgaataactcagTCTACGCTTAATCTttttgcatgaaatgaattccATTCATCTACATATTTATCTAcgactaattcccaacctttaaacttcaCAAAACTATGCGTTTTAAGGTATCAAAATTTTCTGACAAATTTTGGCCATTtcaacaaaaattcattaaaacccgAGAAATCCTTGACGAAACTTCAAAGTTACTTTAGAAAGCTTCTAATTAggttaaaactaatttaaaaacaGTCTAAAGCTAAATTTTTATCCACAAACTcgaaattcaccattaaagacccaattttcaacttttacctaaaacatgattttaatagctaaaagtTCAGTTTAAGGAACtagataacatttaaaactaatagaaaaATGATGTATTACCCTTGACGAAAGGAAAATGGAGTTTTTGACACAAATTCGAGAAATCCACGCTCAAGAAATATGATGAAATTGGTCAGAATTTTAGGTGTTTTCTTGGAATATTTTGAAGATAAATGGCTTGGGAATTGATAGACATCAAAAGGGAGAAGATTTAGAAACCAAAATTAATGAAGAGAGCTTGAGAGAGCAAAAACGACACAAGCAAGAATAGAGCAAAACTTTTCACGTGAAACAAGCTGGGAATGGGGGTTTTaggttgattttgaaaaattggtttaattgcTTCATAAAGACTCATAGCTTTGACCTTTTACAAATCAGACCCTGTTCTAAAATTAAAGACATTTAATACTAAATTCTAGAAATTTACTTAACTTTATGAAAACTATTGTCGAAAACATTATCGAGTACCAACCTTACGAAATTCTGAACTCATATAggccaaaatttctaaaatacccctaaaacttcTAGGCCCTATTCTAGGGTGTGACCGAGAGGAATTAAAATTAAGGTTAACATTTCAATTGATTCTAAATTATTAAGGGTAGAAGTAAAGTCCTGCGCATACCTCTTCCCTAAGTTTTTATAGACTAGCCCAACTTCATCATGGCCCACTCTCTCATTGACACCAGTCTTCACCCCCATCGACATAATAGGCCCCACCTGGGCCTCAATCACCATCTCAACGCTTCAGCTTGCCCCAAGCCTTTTCTCTAAATATTTGTTAGATTTTCTTGTAACCCTTGTGCCTGTGACAACTGCTGCCAAAGTTTCCTTTTCTTCAATCCCTTTACCCAAAATTAACTCCCCAGATCCACCATTAGCGCCTATTGTTTCTCCCAAACCATTTAGGGCTAAGAATCTTGAGCATGTGGATGTTGTTCCAATCATCTTATCCTTGGAACCCGATGAATCACTTCTTCCATGCCGTAATTTTTGCTCTACCATCATCCATGGCCATTACACTGTTTTGACCTCCCCCACTACTCTGATTTTGGCCTCTCTTGGTTCAACAACAGCTGCCTCTTTTCCCCTTTCACAGATCGGGTCAATGGGATGCAAAGGGCATAGCTCTTTCACATTTCTGTACTTGTCGCAAGAGAAGCATATCGTCGGGAGGGATTCGCATTTCACGTGTTGAATCTTTCCATTCACCAGCACCTAAGAAAAAAGCAGCTTATTGAGGTTGATGAATACCGCAATTCTGGCAAAGCGACATTGAGCTCTATTATCAGATTTGAAATCAAACTTTGCTACTTTGCATATCATGCCCCCAATTGCCTCAAGGATCCCCTTCTTGTACATGAATCCTGGAAGTCCCGGTAGCCGGATCCAAGCCATAACCACGCTTGGGTATGATTGTAGCGAGGAGAAATCTTTGGTCCATGGTTGGACCGGAAGATACGTACCATATATAATCCATGGCCCCTACATGAAGACTTTCTCATAGCCATCAAAGCACTGAAAACTTAGCCAAGTAGTAGCCATTTTCAATATCCATGAGTTGAAATGGTTTTGACAGCTTCCAAAGGCTACTAATCCTATTGTGAAGAGCATTGTATCCAACACTTTGACCCAAGATTTTTAGAACTACCGTCTTCTCCATTTCCTTGTAAAGGATCTACTtgattctataaaaaaaatctattttcgGAATCCCATTAACAGTAGATCTTATCACATCTCCCTCTAATAAAGACTAGATCACCATCATTATTGCCGCCAGTAGCCATATGGTCTTTGACAGAATCAACTGATCCAACCCCTAAGAGTTTTCTCCTTCCAAGATGTCACCGGAGATGATTCAAGATCCATACCCATATCGACCTCCGCCTCATCCTAGCCTTCCTTAAACCTTACTTTTTTAGTGTTCTGATCCTTGGAAAAATGAGATTCACCACCACCATCATCGCTAAGAGTGTTTGTCATTTTTGCTACAATTAAactaaattctttttatttcttttaatatttttttattattttaattttaaattatgtcacataagatttaatgtataatttaacggttaaattagagattttaaaatcaattaaaataagagttataatttaaaaatgtttggtgcaattgagttaatatttttaaattatttaataataattgtgCTTTTCTCTTATTGCTGCAATAAATGTTACAATTACTGTTTGTTTTTTTCGGTTAGCTTCCGTTGTTAATGATTTTTAACATGATTGAGGGTAACAAAAACTAAGTTTCTCACAAACGATACCATTTATTCAAACTACAAACTGTCAAACTGATGACACATTAGACGATAGTAGTAGCAATCTTTATTAATGGATGtcactttattttaatactagTGCAAATTAACAACACAATATAAATTCCACGCTAGTGTTGACAAATGACAGCCCCATCACAACATAAtctaaattattgttttatcagTTTTGCCTTCATAGTTGTCTTAACACCCGGCTCGATAAAAGCCTCAGCTTTTATTCCCGATAGGTCGCAGCAACTTTTGGGTCCACAATTCTCCGACTCCAAATTGCATTTGATTTGATCCCAATCAACGACATCTGAAAGAGGAAGGATATTTGTATAGACCTGCAATTGATTTCGTACGTAATTAATCCatatatttattgtttcaataattaaatatatgatataataataaatttaattttaaagtttacattttgtataaattggcttatttttagttaaatttgatccTTAACATTTTATAAGagtcaaataatttttataatagaaatgttgactaaaatattaattttaatattttgttggaGTGGCAACATGTATAACAATCTATGTACACATCATATTAACATAacactatttgtcttatatgtactattcaaaattattcaaaaataaaagaaaacaaaattataaattataaaagttcataaaaaaagCATGGAGTACACATGGATTGTCATGCAAGTTAccgtgtttaaaaatttaacattttaattagtattctcattaaaaaacataatttcaattcaaaatattgGTGGTTTAATTTGACTtttataaaaggttaaaagttaaatttaactaaaaaaattaaatagacaaaaaaattatagcATTATGGAAATAGATCAGCAGCACCTTGTTGTCATTGCATGGTCCATTTTTCCAAGCAATAATCCACTTTAGCTCAGGCTCtagattattttctttaataacaaatgaaaaaccACAACTGGAACCTATATTATCACCATAGTGAAAGAACGCATAGGCAACATCAGCAGCTACAATAAATGGCGGAAATGGCGCCGGAGCAGCGAAAACCAAGCCATGGAAAGAGCACACCTCATCTAGTTCTACTTTGTCTAAACCTTTGCAAAATTTAGGAGCCACCCAAAAGTTGCACAGTGTCCCCCTTTCAAAGACACACGAAACCTCTTCAGAACCCTTTTTTGATTCCATTTCTTTTGCTTCTGCTTTGATATTTGTTTAGTGCTATACATAAACACATACTTATATACTAGTTTTGCATGACATGACAAGAAGCCGGTTGgtagaattaaatttatcattatttctttataaatgtatatatattatttttatgtaagaTCCATGCTTATTACTTACATTTCATTTCCTTTGCAAGTTTTATAACAATTAAGCCAAGTGACggcatttttaaataatatgacCAATTCATATGGCTATTCTCATGTTGAACTAAAACTTTCAAGTCAGttatctatattatatataaggGTGGGATGACATTTATATCCCTCTAACTATCAAGCCTCTGTTTTTGTTTCCAAGTTTTGAAATATTGACATTACTCATTTctcattatatttaaattgtgttataaaataatgaaaaggaaTAAgggatagaaaaataaagagataagaatatatgtgatttaattttagtttctgTTCTGTTCAACACTGCGATTCAACTTTTcttgtaataataaaaatatatatgagatttaaataatatttttcaaagtctatatttataaatataacaagtatgatgatataaaattttatttttaatagacaTTAGAGTTCTAAgtataacaattttttattctaatatacattcaatttataatgaaaatatatttataacactCCTTTTGAATGTccattataaataatatacttCACTAAAATATTTAGTAATATAAAATAGATAACTTCTATAACATTCACatgttttaaaaacaaaatatataatttaaag
This sequence is a window from Gossypium raimondii isolate GPD5lz chromosome 5, ASM2569854v1, whole genome shotgun sequence. Protein-coding genes within it:
- the LOC105767505 gene encoding uncharacterized protein LOC105767505, with the translated sequence MESKKGSEEVSCVFERGTLCNFWVAPKFCKGLDKVELDEVCSFHGLVFAAPAPFPPFIVAADVAYAFFHYGDNIGSSCGFSFVIKENNLEPELKWIIAWKNGPCNDNKVYTNILPLSDVVDWDQIKCNLESENCGPKSCCDLSGIKAEAFIEPGVKTTMKAKLIKQ